From the genome of Streptococcus lutetiensis, one region includes:
- the uvrA gene encoding excinuclease ABC subunit UvrA: protein MQDKLIIRGARAHNLKNVNVEIPRDKLVVVTGLSGSGKSSLAFDTIYAEGQRRYVESLSAYARMFLGNMEKPDVDSIEGLSPAISIDQKTTSKNPRSTVGTTTEINDYLRLLYARVGTPYCINGHGVITASSVEQIVDQVLELPERTRMQILAPVVRRKKGQHKTIFDRIQKDGYVRVRVDGEIYDISGVPELSKSKMHNIEIVVDRLINKDGIRSRLFDSVEAALRLADGYIIIDTMDGNELLFSEHYSCPVCGFTVPELEPRLFSFNAPFGSCPTCDGLGNKLEVDLDLVIPDRSKTLREGALAPWNPISSNYYPAMLGQAMEAFGVDMDTPFEDLSEEEQNLVLYGSGEREFHFHYVNDFGGERNIDLPFEGVVNNINRRYHETNSDFTRNVMRGYMNELPCPTCHGYRLNNQALCVRVGGENGMNIGQVSDLSVADHLELLNHLELSENEKTIATPIVKEIKDRLTFLNNVGLNYLTLSRSAGTLSGGESQRIRLATQIGSNLSGVLYILDEPSIGLHQRDNDRLIDSLKKMRDLGNTLIVVEHDEDTMCQADWLIDVGPGAGEFGGQIVASGTPGEVAKNKKSITGQYLSGAKEIPVPLERRKGNGRFLRVLGACENNLQNIDVTFPLGKFIAVTGVSGSGKSTLVNSILKKAVAQKLNRNSAKPGKHKALEGVENIERLIDIDQSPIGRTPRSNPATYTGVFDDIRDLFAKTNEAKIRGYKKGRFSFNVKGGRCEACSGDGIIKIEMHFLPDVYVPCEVCHGTRYNSETLEVHYKDKNIAEILDMTVNDAVEFFAPIPKIARKLQTIKDVGLGYVTLGQPATTLSGGEAQRMKLASELHKRSTGKSLYILDEPTTGLHTDDIARLLKVLQRFVDDGNTVLVIEHNLDVIKTADYIIDLGPEGGVGGGQIVATGTPEEVAKVKESFTGQYLKDKLK, encoded by the coding sequence ATGCAAGATAAATTGATTATTCGTGGGGCTCGTGCCCACAATTTAAAAAATGTCAATGTTGAGATTCCGCGGGATAAATTAGTTGTTGTGACCGGTTTGTCGGGGTCTGGAAAATCAAGTTTGGCATTTGATACGATTTACGCAGAAGGGCAACGTCGTTACGTTGAAAGCTTGTCTGCTTATGCCCGCATGTTTCTTGGAAATATGGAAAAACCTGATGTGGATTCGATTGAAGGACTTAGCCCAGCGATTTCTATTGACCAAAAAACAACTAGTAAAAACCCGCGCTCTACTGTAGGAACAACGACAGAAATCAATGATTATCTGCGCCTTTTGTACGCGCGTGTGGGGACGCCTTACTGTATTAATGGGCACGGTGTTATTACGGCATCATCTGTTGAACAGATTGTTGACCAAGTTTTGGAATTGCCAGAACGTACCCGTATGCAGATTTTGGCGCCTGTAGTTCGTCGTAAAAAAGGACAACACAAAACGATTTTTGACCGCATTCAAAAAGACGGTTATGTACGTGTGCGCGTGGACGGTGAGATTTATGATATTTCAGGGGTGCCTGAACTTTCTAAGAGTAAAATGCACAATATCGAAATCGTTGTTGATCGCTTGATTAATAAAGACGGCATTCGTTCACGTCTCTTTGATTCTGTGGAAGCTGCGCTTCGTTTGGCTGATGGTTATATCATTATCGACACTATGGATGGCAATGAATTGCTTTTCTCAGAACACTATTCTTGCCCAGTCTGTGGCTTTACTGTTCCCGAATTGGAGCCACGTTTGTTTTCATTTAATGCGCCATTTGGTTCATGTCCAACCTGTGATGGTTTAGGAAATAAACTGGAAGTTGACTTGGATTTGGTGATTCCTGATCGTAGTAAGACTCTTCGTGAAGGTGCGCTAGCACCATGGAATCCAATTTCATCAAACTATTATCCTGCTATGCTTGGGCAAGCTATGGAAGCTTTTGGTGTTGATATGGATACACCTTTTGAAGACTTGAGCGAAGAAGAGCAAAATCTTGTGCTTTACGGTTCAGGTGAGCGTGAATTCCACTTCCATTATGTCAATGATTTTGGTGGCGAACGCAACATTGACCTACCATTTGAAGGTGTTGTCAACAATATCAATCGTCGTTACCACGAGACAAACAGCGACTTCACTCGTAATGTCATGCGCGGTTACATGAATGAGTTGCCATGTCCAACATGTCACGGTTATCGTTTGAATAATCAAGCGCTTTGTGTGCGCGTGGGCGGTGAAAATGGCATGAACATTGGACAAGTTTCTGATTTGTCAGTAGCTGACCATTTGGAACTTCTAAATCACCTAGAACTCTCTGAAAATGAAAAAACAATTGCTACACCGATTGTCAAAGAAATCAAAGACCGCTTGACTTTCTTAAATAATGTCGGCTTGAATTATTTGACTTTGTCACGTTCTGCGGGGACTTTGTCAGGTGGTGAAAGCCAACGTATCCGTTTGGCAACGCAAATTGGTTCAAATCTATCAGGTGTCCTTTATATTCTTGATGAACCGTCAATCGGACTTCACCAACGTGATAATGACCGTTTGATTGATAGTTTGAAGAAAATGCGTGATCTTGGTAATACCTTGATTGTCGTTGAACACGATGAAGACACCATGTGTCAAGCTGACTGGTTGATTGATGTTGGACCAGGTGCAGGTGAATTTGGTGGGCAAATCGTTGCCTCTGGGACACCAGGAGAAGTGGCTAAAAACAAAAAATCAATCACTGGACAATATTTGTCTGGTGCTAAAGAAATTCCAGTTCCGCTTGAGCGTCGTAAAGGTAACGGACGTTTCCTACGAGTGCTTGGTGCTTGCGAAAATAACTTGCAAAATATCGATGTGACTTTCCCACTTGGTAAATTTATCGCAGTCACAGGTGTTTCAGGTTCTGGAAAATCAACCTTGGTCAATAGTATTTTGAAAAAAGCTGTCGCTCAAAAATTAAACCGAAATTCTGCCAAACCTGGTAAACACAAAGCACTTGAAGGTGTGGAAAACATCGAACGCTTGATTGACATTGACCAAAGCCCAATCGGTCGTACACCGCGTTCAAATCCTGCAACTTATACAGGTGTTTTTGATGATATTCGTGACCTTTTTGCTAAGACCAATGAAGCTAAAATTCGTGGTTACAAGAAAGGGCGCTTCTCATTTAACGTCAAAGGTGGACGTTGTGAGGCTTGTTCTGGTGATGGTATTATCAAGATTGAAATGCACTTCTTGCCAGATGTTTACGTACCATGTGAAGTTTGCCACGGTACACGTTATAACAGTGAAACGCTTGAAGTTCATTACAAAGATAAAAATATCGCTGAAATCCTTGATATGACAGTCAACGATGCCGTTGAATTCTTTGCACCAATTCCTAAAATCGCACGCAAATTGCAAACTATCAAAGACGTTGGACTTGGTTATGTCACACTTGGACAACCAGCCACAACCCTTTCTGGTGGTGAAGCACAGCGTATGAAATTGGCGAGTGAACTTCACAAACGCTCAACTGGTAAGAGCCTTTATATCCTTGATGAACCAACGACAGGTCTTCACACAGATGACATTGCTCGTCTACTTAAAGTCCTTCAACGTTTCGTGGATGATGGAAATACCGTGCTTGTTATTGAACACAATCTTGATGTGATTAAGACAGCTGACTATATTATCGACCTTGGACCAGAAGGCGGTGTTGGTGGCGGACAAATCGTTGCCACAGGCACACCAGAAGAAGTCGCCAAAGTCAAAGAATCCTTCACAGGACAATATTTGAAAGATAAATTGAAGTAA
- a CDS encoding magnesium transporter CorA family protein, which translates to MEQMFLSTALEFKEINTFEPGAWINLVNPSQEESVSLAEQFNIDITDLRAPLDLEETSRISVEDDYTLIIVDVPTYEERNNKSYYVTIPLGIIVTDNAVITTCLQELTLFDNFFNRRVKNFYTFMKTRFVFQLLYRNAELFLTALRSIDRQSDRIEAELENATRNEQLIDMMELEKSIVYLKASLKFNERIVKKLSSSTSSLKKYIEDEDLLEDTLIETQQAIEMAGIYENVLNAMTETTASIINNNQNTIMKTLALMTMALDIPTVIFSAYGMNFQNNWLPLNGLPHAFWYIVFIAAAMSLSVVFYFFRKKWF; encoded by the coding sequence ATGGAACAAATGTTTCTATCAACAGCGTTAGAGTTTAAAGAAATCAATACATTCGAGCCAGGAGCTTGGATTAATTTGGTTAACCCCTCCCAGGAAGAGTCTGTGAGTTTAGCCGAACAATTTAATATCGATATCACAGACCTTCGTGCGCCACTCGACCTTGAAGAAACATCACGTATCTCTGTCGAAGACGATTACACTTTGATTATCGTCGACGTTCCAACCTACGAAGAACGTAATAATAAAAGCTATTATGTAACAATTCCGCTAGGTATCATCGTAACTGACAACGCCGTTATCACAACGTGTTTGCAAGAATTAACCCTATTTGATAACTTCTTCAATCGTCGTGTGAAAAACTTCTATACCTTCATGAAGACACGTTTTGTTTTCCAACTGCTTTATCGTAACGCAGAGCTATTCCTAACAGCCCTTCGTTCTATCGACCGTCAAAGTGACCGAATCGAAGCTGAATTGGAAAATGCTACACGTAACGAACAATTAATCGACATGATGGAGCTTGAAAAATCTATCGTCTACTTGAAAGCCTCATTGAAATTCAATGAACGTATCGTTAAAAAACTTTCAAGTAGTACCAGCTCTTTGAAAAAATACATCGAAGATGAAGATTTGCTTGAAGATACTTTGATTGAAACACAACAGGCGATTGAGATGGCTGGCATTTATGAAAATGTCTTGAATGCCATGACTGAAACAACCGCTTCAATCATCAACAACAACCAGAATACCATCATGAAAACCTTGGCTCTGATGACCATGGCACTTGATATTCCAACGGTTATCTTCTCTGCCTACGGGATGAACTTCCAAAACAACTGGTTACCATTAAACGGTCTACCACATGCCTTTTGGTACATCGTCTTCATCGCTGCTGCCATGAGCTTGTCTGTGGTGTTCTACTTCTTCAGGAAGAAATGGTTTTAA
- a CDS encoding DUF1129 domain-containing protein: protein MDLTNLTKKNQEFIHIATNQLIEDGKSDEEIQAILEEVLPTIIENQKKGLTARTLLGAPTVWAASFTEKASDAKANQEKKNDNPWLMWLDTSLLFIGIVALLNALMGFFNSATTSSGLFSLLALGFGGGAAMYATYHFIYRFAGKPKSERPGWKKTFLVLGLAMLGWVLLYTATAFLPTVLNPQLPPIVMLIIGAVSLVGRYFLQKKYNILNAMTPQQ, encoded by the coding sequence ATGGATTTAACTAATCTTACTAAAAAGAACCAAGAATTTATTCACATCGCTACTAATCAATTGATTGAAGATGGTAAATCTGACGAAGAAATCCAAGCAATTTTGGAAGAAGTTTTACCAACAATCATTGAAAACCAGAAAAAAGGCTTAACTGCTCGTACCCTTCTTGGTGCACCAACAGTTTGGGCTGCTTCTTTCACTGAAAAAGCTTCCGATGCCAAAGCAAACCAAGAAAAGAAAAACGATAACCCTTGGTTAATGTGGTTAGATACATCACTTCTTTTCATCGGAATCGTTGCTCTTCTTAATGCACTTATGGGATTCTTCAATTCAGCAACAACTAGCTCTGGGCTTTTCTCACTTCTTGCCCTTGGTTTTGGTGGGGGTGCTGCTATGTACGCAACTTACCACTTCATCTATCGCTTCGCTGGTAAACCTAAGAGCGAACGACCAGGTTGGAAAAAAACTTTCCTTGTACTTGGTTTAGCAATGCTTGGTTGGGTTCTCCTATACACAGCAACTGCATTCTTACCAACCGTTCTTAACCCACAATTACCACCAATCGTCATGTTAATCATCGGTGCTGTGTCACTTGTCGGACGTTATTTCCTACAAAAGAAATACAATATCCTAAACGCAATGACACCACAACAATAA
- a CDS encoding helix-turn-helix domain-containing protein has product MEEIKVHLDKVLKSRNITSKELAEKIGITEANLSILKTGKAKGVRFNTLMSICRELDCQPGDILEYRRDYDESN; this is encoded by the coding sequence ATGGAAGAAATAAAAGTACATTTAGATAAGGTGTTAAAATCAAGAAATATTACCTCTAAGGAGCTGGCTGAGAAAATAGGAATCACTGAGGCAAATTTGTCTATTCTGAAGACTGGAAAGGCAAAAGGGGTCAGGTTTAATACCTTGATGAGTATTTGTAGAGAGTTGGATTGTCAGCCGGGAGATATTTTAGAATATAGGAGAGATTATGATGAAAGTAATTGA
- a CDS encoding ISL3 family transposase has product MEQLYHTTQLIGIKDKNITLNKVLKHKTHIEMIATLDYAPGNCNHCQGKQIKYDFQKPSKIPFLEVAGFPSLIRLKKRRFQCKNCRKVTVSETSLIQKNCQISEPLRQKVAQALVNRQALTHIAQDLAISTSTVHRKLKEFTFKEDFSRLPEILSIDEFSYQKGKLAFIAQDFETKKIITILENRTQTTIRNHFFRYSKEARNSVKVVTVDMSGSYIPMIPKLFPNAKIVIDRFHIVQHMSRALNHTRIQLMTQFDKKSLEYRALKYYWKSVLKDSRKLSLNSFRSRTFGETLTPKECLTEIFHLVPELKGYYDLYQFLLFHLQEKNADYFFDLIEEALPHLNQTFKTALRTILHHKQHVINAIELPYSNAKLEATNKLIKDIKRNAFGFRNFDNFKKRIFIALNMQKEKTHFVSSRA; this is encoded by the coding sequence ATGGAACAACTCTATCATACTACACAATTGATTGGAATTAAAGACAAAAATATCACGTTGAACAAAGTTTTGAAACACAAGACACACATTGAGATGATAGCTACACTGGACTACGCTCCTGGAAACTGTAATCACTGTCAGGGAAAACAGATAAAATATGACTTCCAAAAGCCATCGAAAATACCATTTCTTGAGGTGGCTGGCTTCCCCAGTCTTATTAGGCTCAAGAAACGGCGTTTTCAATGCAAGAATTGTCGTAAGGTAACCGTCTCTGAAACCAGCTTGATACAGAAAAACTGTCAAATCTCTGAACCTCTCAGACAGAAGGTCGCGCAAGCCTTGGTCAATCGTCAAGCCTTAACACACATTGCTCAGGATTTAGCGATTTCAACCTCTACCGTACACCGAAAACTCAAGGAATTCACTTTCAAAGAGGACTTCTCTCGTCTGCCTGAAATCCTCTCCATCGATGAGTTTTCGTATCAAAAAGGAAAGCTTGCCTTCATTGCACAGGATTTTGAGACCAAGAAAATCATCACCATCCTTGAGAATCGGACACAAACAACCATTCGCAATCATTTCTTCAGGTATTCTAAAGAGGCTAGGAACAGCGTGAAAGTCGTTACCGTTGATATGTCTGGCAGTTACATCCCAATGATTCCAAAACTCTTTCCTAACGCTAAGATTGTTATTGATAGATTTCATATCGTGCAGCACATGAGCCGTGCTCTTAATCACACACGTATTCAACTTATGACACAGTTCGACAAGAAATCTTTAGAATATCGTGCCCTCAAATACTACTGGAAATCCGTGCTGAAAGACAGTCGTAAACTCTCTCTAAACAGCTTTCGTTCAAGGACTTTTGGAGAAACGCTCACACCAAAAGAATGTTTGACCGAGATATTCCACCTTGTCCCTGAGTTGAAAGGGTATTATGACCTCTACCAGTTCCTACTGTTCCACCTGCAAGAGAAAAACGCTGACTACTTCTTTGACTTGATTGAAGAAGCCTTACCACATCTCAATCAAACCTTTAAAACAGCTCTGAGAACTATCCTTCACCACAAGCAACACGTCATAAACGCTATTGAGCTTCCTTATTCTAACGCCAAACTGGAGGCAACCAACAAACTCATCAAAGACATCAAGCGTAATGCCTTTGGATTCAGGAACTTTGACAACTTTAAAAAACGTATCTTTATCGCTTTAAACATGCAAAAAGAGAAGACGCATTTCGTCTCCTCTCGTGCTTAG
- the rpsR gene encoding 30S ribosomal protein S18, producing MAQQRRGGFKRRKKVDYIAANKIEYVDYKDTELLSRFVSERGKILPRRVTGTSAKNQRKVTTAIKRARVMALMPFVNED from the coding sequence ATGGCTCAACAACGTCGTGGCGGATTCAAACGCCGTAAAAAAGTTGATTACATCGCAGCTAATAAAATTGAATATGTTGATTACAAAGATACTGAGCTTCTTAGCCGTTTCGTTTCAGAACGTGGTAAAATTCTTCCACGTCGCGTAACTGGAACTTCAGCTAAAAACCAACGTAAAGTAACAACAGCTATCAAACGCGCTCGCGTTATGGCTCTTATGCCATTCGTAAACGAAGACTAA
- a CDS encoding single-stranded DNA-binding protein produces the protein MINNVVLVGRMTRDAELRYTPSNQAVATFTLAVNRNFKNQNGEREADFINCVIWRQQAENLANWAKKGTLVGVTGRIQTRNYENQQGQRVYVTEVVADNFQILESRATREGQSGGSYNGEFNNNSSFGGSSNGGFSSQPSQQTPNFGRDESPFGNSNPMDISDDDLPF, from the coding sequence ATGATTAATAATGTAGTACTTGTCGGTCGCATGACCCGCGATGCAGAACTCCGTTACACACCATCTAATCAAGCAGTTGCGACATTTACACTTGCTGTAAACCGTAACTTCAAGAATCAAAATGGTGAACGCGAAGCAGATTTTATTAACTGTGTTATTTGGCGTCAGCAAGCTGAAAACTTGGCTAACTGGGCTAAAAAAGGCACATTGGTTGGTGTTACTGGTCGTATTCAGACTCGTAACTATGAAAACCAACAAGGCCAACGTGTTTACGTAACTGAGGTCGTTGCAGATAATTTCCAAATCTTGGAAAGTCGTGCTACACGTGAAGGTCAATCAGGTGGTTCTTACAACGGTGAATTTAACAACAATTCATCATTTGGTGGATCTTCTAATGGTGGTTTCTCATCACAACCTTCACAACAAACACCTAACTTTGGTCGTGACGAAAGCCCATTTGGTAATTCAAACCCAATGGACATTTCAGATGACGATCTTCCATTCTAA
- the rpsF gene encoding 30S ribosomal protein S6, translating into MAKYEILYIIRPNIEEEAKNALVARFDSILTDNGATVVESKDWEKRRLAYEIKDFREGLYHVVNVEAEDAVALNEFDRLSKINGDILRHMIVKLDA; encoded by the coding sequence ATGGCTAAATACGAAATTCTTTACATTATTCGTCCAAACATTGAAGAAGAAGCTAAAAACGCTTTGGTAGCACGCTTTGACTCTATCTTGACTGACAATGGTGCAACTGTTGTTGAATCAAAAGACTGGGAAAAACGTCGTCTTGCATATGAAATCAAAGATTTCCGTGAAGGACTTTACCACGTTGTTAACGTTGAAGCAGAAGATGCTGTAGCTCTTAACGAGTTCGACCGTCTTTCAAAAATCAACGGTGACATTCTTCGTCACATGATCGTTAAACTTGACGCGTAA
- a CDS encoding IS30 family transposase: MQNYYTPKSKHLTLTERRMIERWLQEGLSNREIARRLAKAPQTINNEVKRGQVRQQVRKGKFEVIYSADFAQKAYQNNRKRSVKQASLTKGLKEKITHYIEQKYSPEMMVKSKGIPVPISTIYYWIYHGHLGLTKADMLYPRQEKAKKKHASPHFKPAGKSIEERPESINKRENIGDFEIDTVIQTRAKNECLLTLTDRKSRYQIIRVIPDKSAVSVNQALKAILKDYQMNSITADNGAEFSRLAEVFDPTHIYYAHPYSSWERGTNENHNRLIRRWLPKGSKNATQQQVAFIENWINNYPKKLFNYKSPKKFLQTG; encoded by the coding sequence ATGCAAAACTATTATACACCAAAAAGTAAACATTTAACACTAACTGAACGTAGAATGATTGAACGTTGGCTTCAAGAAGGGCTCTCAAATCGTGAAATCGCTAGGAGATTAGCTAAAGCTCCTCAAACCATTAACAACGAGGTCAAACGTGGTCAGGTTAGACAACAAGTGCGTAAAGGAAAATTTGAAGTGATCTACTCAGCTGATTTTGCTCAAAAAGCCTATCAAAACAATCGCAAACGTTCTGTTAAACAAGCCTCCCTAACCAAGGGACTCAAAGAAAAGATAACTCACTACATCGAACAGAAATACTCTCCCGAGATGATGGTAAAGTCAAAAGGGATACCTGTTCCCATCTCCACCATTTACTACTGGATTTATCATGGACACTTAGGATTGACCAAGGCTGATATGCTTTATCCTCGACAAGAGAAAGCTAAGAAAAAGCATGCTAGTCCCCATTTTAAGCCAGCTGGAAAGTCTATTGAGGAACGACCAGAAAGCATTAATAAGCGTGAGAATATCGGTGATTTTGAAATTGATACGGTTATTCAAACACGGGCAAAAAACGAGTGTCTGTTGACTCTAACCGATAGAAAGAGTCGTTATCAAATCATTCGAGTCATTCCCGATAAGTCCGCGGTTTCAGTCAATCAAGCTCTGAAAGCAATCCTCAAGGATTATCAAATGAATTCTATCACAGCTGATAACGGGGCTGAGTTCAGTCGTTTAGCGGAAGTTTTTGACCCTACTCATATCTATTATGCTCACCCGTATTCTTCTTGGGAGCGTGGTACTAATGAGAATCATAATAGACTCATCCGGCGTTGGTTGCCTAAGGGAAGCAAAAATGCGACTCAACAACAAGTCGCATTTATTGAAAACTGGATTAACAACTATCCAAAGAAACTATTCAATTATAAATCTCCTAAAAAGTTTTTACAGACTGGCTAA
- a CDS encoding ATP-dependent protease has translation MYWRSGQQYVQAQKIFESREEANAFRKELDFATEIYETNLAVSNKGDF, from the coding sequence ATGTACTGGCGCAGTGGTCAACAGTATGTTCAAGCACAAAAGATTTTTGAAAGTCGCGAAGAAGCAAATGCTTTTAGAAAAGAATTAGATTTTGCAACGGAGATTTATGAGACAAACTTAGCCGTTTCTAATAAAGGCGATTTTTAA
- a CDS encoding sortase A, translating into MTCTPYGINTQRLLVRGHRIPNADGEDKTTSDAMQLNALYIAPFIGIPICLAIVIYIFVITSSRYLKRHGDLVGKYLSQKGLKRPQMNSKNYQETINQLKIIFKDN; encoded by the coding sequence GTGACATGTACACCTTATGGGATAAATACCCAACGTCTACTGGTACGCGGGCATCGCATTCCAAATGCTGATGGTGAAGATAAGACCACTTCCGATGCCATGCAGCTCAATGCGTTATATATTGCACCGTTTATCGGTATTCCAATCTGCCTTGCTATTGTTATCTATATCTTTGTTATAACAAGTAGCAGGTACCTCAAACGTCATGGTGACCTAGTTGGTAAATACCTCAGTCAAAAGGGACTTAAACGACCGCAAATGAACTCTAAAAACTACCAAGAAACGATTAATCAATTAAAAATAATTTTTAAGGATAATTAA
- a CDS encoding DNA repair protein — MSRSNFRRLKRIELYEIMLAQSKEIDRLRDELAKANEKLENQEIKLANAGSIAEASLSLTKAFEESQRAADLYFKNVKQMNGEAEYEKG; from the coding sequence GTGAGTAGAAGTAATTTTCGAAGATTAAAACGTATCGAACTATATGAAATCATGCTAGCGCAGAGTAAAGAAATCGACCGATTAAGAGATGAATTGGCAAAAGCCAATGAAAAATTAGAAAATCAAGAGATAAAACTAGCCAACGCTGGTTCTATCGCAGAAGCTTCCCTTAGTTTGACAAAGGCTTTTGAAGAAAGCCAAAGAGCAGCAGACTTGTACTTTAAGAATGTCAAACAAATGAATGGAGAAGCGGAGTATGAAAAAGGATAA
- the mutY gene encoding A/G-specific adenine glycosylase, protein MINLTDYGIKMWDDEKIASFRRTLLNWYDNEKRDLPWRRTKNPYFIWISEIMLQQTQVVTVIPYYERFLEWFPTIEDLANAPEEKLLKAWEGLGYYSRVRNMQKAAQEIMEKFDGVFPDNHKDILSLKGIGPYTAGAIASIAFGLPEPAVDGNVMRVMARLFEVNYDIGDPKNRKIFQAIMEILIDPERPGDFNQALMDLGTDIESAKNPRPDESPIRFFSAAYLHGTYDKYPIKLPKKKPKPLQLQAFVIRNSKGDFLLEKNLDGRLLGGFWSFPIVEIDFIGQQLDLFEKYTTSLQTVSQKALFERNYQVAPDWTKREFNLVKHTFSHQKWTIELLEGLVNSNKVTTSKELRWVSQDQLQDYPMATPQKKMLAEYLKKID, encoded by the coding sequence ATGATTAATTTAACTGATTATGGGATTAAGATGTGGGACGATGAAAAAATCGCTTCTTTTCGCCGTACCCTGCTCAATTGGTATGATAATGAAAAACGCGACCTGCCTTGGCGCAGAACTAAGAATCCTTACTTTATATGGATTTCTGAAATTATGCTGCAACAGACACAAGTGGTTACGGTAATCCCCTATTATGAACGCTTCTTAGAATGGTTCCCAACGATTGAAGATTTAGCCAATGCTCCTGAAGAGAAATTGCTAAAAGCTTGGGAAGGACTAGGTTACTACTCTCGCGTACGCAATATGCAAAAAGCTGCTCAGGAAATCATGGAAAAATTTGATGGTGTCTTTCCTGATAATCACAAGGATATTCTTTCTTTAAAAGGAATTGGCCCTTATACGGCTGGTGCTATCGCAAGTATTGCCTTCGGTTTGCCTGAACCTGCTGTTGATGGGAATGTCATGCGCGTGATGGCGCGCCTTTTTGAAGTCAATTATGATATTGGTGACCCCAAAAACCGCAAAATTTTTCAAGCGATTATGGAAATTTTGATTGACCCAGAGCGCCCTGGAGACTTCAACCAAGCACTGATGGATCTGGGGACTGATATCGAATCAGCCAAGAATCCTCGTCCAGATGAGTCTCCGATTCGCTTTTTCAGTGCAGCTTATTTACACGGGACTTACGATAAATATCCGATTAAACTTCCTAAGAAAAAGCCCAAGCCGCTACAACTTCAAGCTTTTGTCATTCGAAATAGCAAAGGTGATTTCTTATTAGAAAAAAATCTTGATGGGCGCTTGCTTGGCGGCTTCTGGTCATTTCCAATCGTGGAAATAGACTTTATCGGACAGCAGCTAGATTTGTTTGAAAAATATACCACTTCCCTTCAAACCGTCTCACAAAAAGCACTTTTCGAAAGAAATTATCAAGTCGCTCCTGACTGGACTAAGCGAGAATTTAACCTAGTCAAGCACACCTTTAGCCACCAAAAATGGACTATTGAACTTCTTGAAGGATTAGTGAATTCAAACAAAGTAACTACAAGTAAAGAACTCCGCTGGGTCTCACAAGACCAACTTCAAGATTATCCCATGGCTACACCACAGAAGAAGATGCTAGCAGAATATCTTAAGAAAATTGATTAA
- a CDS encoding FMN-binding protein — MSVTLSEDRIEAIDIDSSGETGGIADVVFTRIPDEIIEGQTLNVDAISGASVTSKGVLNGVARAVRQAGANPDALRSRPKAPSALDKEDKTYDTDLVIVGGGGAGLTAAARALQAGKKSFLLKNSQLSAETLFVLVGQ, encoded by the coding sequence ATGTCTGTGACTTTGTCAGAGGATCGCATTGAAGCTATAGATATTGATTCTTCTGGTGAAACTGGTGGTATTGCTGACGTGGTCTTCACTCGTATTCCAGATGAAATCATCGAAGGGCAAACTTTGAATGTCGATGCCATTTCTGGAGCTTCAGTCACTTCAAAAGGTGTTCTAAATGGAGTCGCGCGTGCGGTTCGTCAAGCTGGTGCTAATCCCGATGCTCTTCGTTCACGTCCAAAAGCACCATCAGCTCTAGACAAAGAAGATAAGACTTATGACACTGACCTTGTCATTGTCGGCGGTGGTGGTGCTGGACTTACTGCAGCTGCACGTGCCCTTCAAGCTGGAAAAAAGTCATTCTTGTTGAAAAATTCCCAGCTGTCGGCGGAAACACTGTTCGTGCTGGTGGGCCAATGA